In Cercospora beticola chromosome 3, complete sequence, the following proteins share a genomic window:
- a CDS encoding uncharacterized protein (antiSMASH:Cluster_12) yields the protein MASSKYSAEDVKRAHEILYSEGIKMRYQVAGKEYVDKSLAAANNPFAKAMQEYVSESCWGSIWTRPGLELKTRSFLNIAMLCCQNRGTELATHVKGALNNGASEEEIREVILQAACYCGMPAGIEGFRVAWKAVEEWRAQNPGKQRSGGDAAEGAEDRHVDLDLASRAKEE from the exons ATGGCGTCTTCCAAGTACAGCGCCGAAGATGTTAAGCGTGCCCATGAGATTTTGTACAGCGAAGGCATCAAGATGCGGTACCAGGTTGCTGGAAAGGAATACGTCGACAAGTCTCTAGCGGCAGCGAACAATCCATTCGCGAAAGCCATGCAAGAA TACGTCTCGGAATCCTGCTGGGGCAGCATCTGGACGCGCCCAGGGCTGGAACTGAAGACACGATCGTTCTTGAACATTGCCATGCTGTGCTGTCAGAATCGCGGAACGGAATTGGCAACGCATGTGAAGGGCGCTTTGAACAATGGTGCgagtgaagaggagatcCGAGAAGTGATATTGCAGGCTGCATGTTATTGTGGAATGCCGGCGGGAATTGAAGGCTTTCGGGTTGCGTGGAAAGCGGTGGAGGAGTGGAGGGCGCAGAACCCGGGCAAGCAGAGGAGTGGAGGGGATGCGGCCGAGGGAGCGGAGGACAGGCATGTGGATCTGGATCTGGCGAGTCGCGCGAAGGAGGAATAG
- a CDS encoding uncharacterized protein (antiSMASH:Cluster_12): MPTATSPLPQDSPDQTYVTVSPIAGGFITLSDHFFVSPAEPGAKRTVPSLTFLISHPNPPGTSCPQLSPNSTQNDKPIHIMFDLGLRKSPTLYPPALQTHIEGRRPYNLSPGVAAQLSSGGLDPSSIDLVILSHVHYDHHGDPEDFLKANFLIGHGAKDVLENGLKGMGSHQHFDATTFPSERTIELSNPEGSSEWKPLGPFPSTLDLFSDGTVYLISTPGHLPGHLNLLCRTGPSKWKLLCGDAYHDRRLLTGEKDIGTWESPEGSTLCIHVDKKQAAESIKRLREFDAATGEECELIAAHEEDWWERNKGKQFPGTI, translated from the coding sequence ATGCCTACTGCAACTTCACCTCTTCCTCAAGACTCACCTGATCAGACCTACGTGACTGTGTCTCCCATTGCTGGAGGCTTCATCACTCTCTCAGACCACTTCTTTGTTTCGCCTGCCGAACCAGGCGCCAAACGCACAGTACCATCCCTTACATTTCTCATAAGCCATCCGAATCCTCCAGGAACATCATGTCCACAACTTTCCCCCAACTCAACACAGAATGACAAACCAATTCACATCATGTTCGACCTCGGCCTCCGCAAATCACCAACCCTCTATCCACCGGCCCTTCAGACTCACATCGAAGGCCGAAGACCTTACAATCTCTCCCCCGGCGTGGCAGCTCAGCTCTCATCCGGAGGTCTCGATCCCTCCTCCATCGATCTCGTAATCTTGAGCCACGTGCACTACGACCACCACGGCGACCCAGAAGACTTTCTCAAAGCGAATTTTCTGATCGGCCACGGCGCCAAAGATGTCCTGGAAAACGGCCTCAAAGGAATGGGAAGTCACCAACACTTCGATGCAACTACATTTCCTTCTGAACGAACGATCGAATTATCGAACCCAGAAGGATCATCCGAATGGAAACCTCTCGGGCCCTTCCCTTCAACTCTCGACTTATTCTCCGATGGCACAGTCTACCTAATTTCAACCCCAGGCCACCTTCCGGGACATCTCAACCTCCTTTGCCGCACCGGGCCATCGAAGTGGAAACTGCTCTGCGGAGATGCATACCACGATAGACGCCTATTGACCGGAGAGAAAGATATCGGGACTTGGGAATCTCCCGAAGGATCAACACTGTGTATTCATGTAGATAAGAAGCAAGCGGCGGAGAGTATTAAACGACTACGAGAATTTGATGCGGCAACGGGTGAAGAATGTGAATTGATTGCAGCGCATGAGGAAGATTGGTGGGAGAGGAATAAGGGGAAGCAGTTTCCGGGGACGATATAA
- a CDS encoding uncharacterized protein (CAZy:GH27~antiSMASH:Cluster_12), producing the protein MSRVATLALAVLPAALAIERPDGVGKLPALGWNSWNAYFCDVDEAKILQAANAMVDLGFKNAGYEYVVLDDCWAVKEGRDPVTNRIMPDLNKFPDGMKGLADKVHALGFKYGMYSSAGTQTCASYPASLGNELLDAETFAEWGVDYLKYDNCYPTAESLDDCVACNADPNFDSIGKVNGTCTAETPQTRFYQWPETRPFCANEFPEDGVDYSTSKTAGRYNAMRDALAQQNRTILYSLCNWGQNQVWTWGNETGSSWRTTNDIGFGNPDWNRVTEILNVNSFLSDYTDFWGRNDPDMLEIGNGFSSAEERTHFALWAIIKGPLLIGTDITKLTREQIGLLQNSYLLDFNQDPVVGKPAKPYKWGINPDWTFNSTVPAMFWSGASSKGTIVATYNALTTNMEMEAVWAEVPELSGERYNVVDVWTGEDLGCREGGVTKDLVGHDTAVYLITGEC; encoded by the exons ATGTCTCGAGTTGCGACACTAGCACTCGCCGTGCTGCCAGCAGCTCTGGCTATTGAGCGCCCCGATGGCGTTGGAAAACTACCAGCCTTGGGCTGGAATTCATGG AATGCCTACTTCTGCGACGTGGACGAGGCGAAGATTCTGCAAGCTGCCAATGCAATGGTTGACCTCGGTTTCAAAAATGCTGGCTACGAATACGTTGTCCTTGACGACTGTTGGGCAGTCAAAGAAGGTCGTGATCCTGTCACGAATCGAATAATGCCAGATCTCAACAAATTTCCGGACGGAATGAAAGGACTTGCAGACAAGGTGCATGCACTCGGATTCAAGTATGGCATGTACTCCAGTGCAGGGACTCAGACTTGTGCTAGCTATCCTGCATCCTTGGGAAACGAACTTCTCGATGCTGAGACGTTTGCTGAGTGGGGTGTTGATTACTTAAAA TACGACAATTGCTATCCCACAGCTGAGTCCCTCGACGACTGCGTCGCCTGTAACGCCGATCCGAATTTCGACAGTATTGGCAAAGTCAACGGCACTTGCACTGCTGAGACACCACAGACCAGATTCTACCAGTGGCCGGAGACTAGGCCTTTTTGTGCCAATGAATTTCCCGAGGACGGGGTAGATTACTCTACAAGCAAGACTGCAGGAAGATACAACGCGATGCGAGATGCTCTGGCACAGCAGAATCGAACCATTCTTTACAGCTTGTGCAACTGGG GTCAAAATCAGGTATGGACCTGGGGTAATGAGACTGGTAGCTCTTGGAGAACTACCAACGATATCGGTTTCGGCAATC CCGACTGGAATCGTGTCACTGAGATCCTGAACGTGAACTCGTTCCTTTCGGACTACACCGATTTCTGGGGTCGTAATGATCCAGACATGCTCGAG ATTGGCAACGGCTTCTCTTCCGCCGAGGAACGTACTCACTTCGCTCTATGGGCCATCATCAAAGGTCCTCTCCTCATCGGTACCGACATCACGAAACTCACCCGCGAGCAGATCGGCTTGCTACAGAATTCTTACCTGCTGGACTTCAACCAAGATCCAGTTGTTGGTAAGCCGGCGAAGCCATACAAGTGGGGCATCAATCCCGATTGGACTTTCAACAGCACTGTGCCTGCAATGTTCTGGTCTGGTGCGTCAAGCAAGGGAACGATTGTTGCAACGTATAATGCTCTGACGACGAATATGGAAATGGAGGCTGTTTGGGCCGAGGTGCCGGAGCTTAGCGGTGAGAGGTACAACGTTGTTGATGTGTGGACTGGAGAGGATCTGGGATGTAGGGAGGGAGGTGTTACAAAGGATCTGGTGGGACATGATACAGCAGTTTACCTCATTACTGGAGAGTGCTAG
- a CDS encoding uncharacterized protein (antiSMASH:Cluster_12~SMCOG1002:AMP-dependent synthetase and ligase) — protein MNSDGEGLPLVKDLELLTVFPTRADVVDKVSTASWSSQCRQIKLGASHGQTSRRDFESRVEVAFAALLWAFTSDATITFTAAELVHGSMKNSAFHVYDIGKGDSTRGPSASITHRTRISTTTVASGGSLLLHLSAESADDPSTQASVEPINLERTPLRVACGQTPNNDTITVLMCFDQNSLAAFLVEAYSRHFAEHLRLAFHGSSIGSLHVPYHLVPQDKLLIQSWGSDPHDLISQCIHDCISEMAHRDSNRIAVEAWDGSLTRGELERAANDLATTLLQAAVLPRSTIGIMMDKSIWGVVAMLAVCKAGAAFVLLDPSLPMARLRAMTDKLSATHLITSRSRARAAHALVSRVIVNISKGEFSLARTGLPEVQVSCSAPPVVKPSDTALYIFTSGSSGSPKAIAISHEAWATRCAGCCEYGVTDMTRVLQYASCSFLVAVADTLGTLIAGGTVTILSSEERMNDLHGAMRRLQPNYASITPSVAKALELSEVPSIQSLLLVGEPIPRSLAERLLHSRIKLLNGYGQSEICGLNSVADLRQADTSCRNIGRSKLQNYWIVDPNDHERLMPVGGLGELVVEGYAISQGYVSEPSQQAAAAYISAPNWAASFTAPTDKSWSWYKTGDLVQYQANGDLYLFGRKDTQLKVRGQRVEAAEVEHHITHSFKQEIEHVVVDKTGTEEKLTAFVVLRQSHAQRTASSLKAEMNRALCTIVPAWMVPEKVVLTRAMPLTATGKLDRRALRRGHGLTVAVSDPEDTMKADQQHSFHAGDDCRHFELLASLCHKILGVDVKAISTKSDWYSLGGDSLSAMRLVKEVRTAGLRLRTNDLMTGRALADICATLEPMEPDFDNAPMHQSCSSTELLPMTDFQEQYAPSADGSDRGELYKYHIAFRGNFDIERLGQALHLWVQSHEALRISFERAASGCLSQRVLPEAGQEWRSRVVLLSAEEHDMRLSVKHDYMKHPVLILLHRSSDKDRREGPQLTLHICHSVFDGMSINHLWHDLVKCYTFLDARPRPSFAQYLSEKLLTRTGDSVAYWTQLLDGSSPTYLRSNMAEVGATESTRGVRHAAYFNGRHTSSFSVSTLVYAAWSLVLSVLANKNHIVFLYLVHGRDEDYEGSSEIVGCCVSEIPCRVRLQDDMSPGDLLRSVQHQMLESTSHAHLGARIIASRCTSWPQSEQRYDLSTMLWNEGVANEDSFAVGDAGYMHVSEPIVERRICNDFDIGFSSACLAEVCFEFRCRAALYSEEEVHAVAKAFLEAMQMLSEDANHDSVRAVIADLQASNDLPIVDQGTTDLQTQTRCTNMILS, from the coding sequence ATGAACAGTGACGGTGAAGGACTTCCTCTTGTCAAAGACCTGGAACTATTGACAGTCTTTCCAACGCGAGCAGATGTTGTTGACAAAGTTTCTACTGCTTCATGGAGCTCACAATGTCGGCAGATCAAGCTTGGGGCCAGCCATGGCCAGACATCCAGACGAGACTTCGAAAGTCGCGTGGAGGTCGCATTTGCGGCGCTGTTATGGGCTTTCACTAGCGACGCAACAATCACGTTCACAGCGGCTGAGCTTGTTCATGGGTCTATGAAGAATTCCGCATTTCACGTATACGATATTGGCAAGGGTGATTCTACGCGTGGACCATCCGCGTCCATCACACATCGAACGCGAATATCGACGACCACAGTAGCGAGCGGCGGatctctccttcttcacctgtCTGCTGAGAGCGCAGATGATCCTTCAACCCAGGCCTCAGTCGAGCCGATAAATCTTGAGCGAACACCGCTTCGAGTGGCCTGCGGTCAGACTCCCAATAACGATACGATAACAGTCCTGATGTGCTTCGATCAAAACTCCCTCGCTGCTTTCCTTGTGGAGGCGTATTCCCGACACTTCGCCGAACATCTCAGGCTAGCTTTCCATGGGTCGAGCATCGGAAGTTTGCACGTTCCGTACCATCTGGTGCCCCAGGACAAATTGCTCATCCAGAGCTGGGGTTCGGATCCACATGACCTTATCTCTCAATGCATCCATGATTGCATATCCGAAATGGCCCATCGAGACAGCAACAGAATCGCGGTCGAAGCTTGGGATGGCTCATTAACACGCGGCGAGCTTGAGAGAGCAGCAAACGATCTCGCTACGACTCTTTTGCAAGCCGCAGTCTTACCCCGAAGTACCATAGGGATCATGATGGACAAGTCAATATGGGGCGTAGTTGCTATGCTCGCGGTGTGCAAAGCTGGAGCAGCTTTTGTGTTGCTGGATCCCTCACTTCCAATGGCGCGCCTCAGGGCCATGACCGACAAGCTCTCCGCAACACATCTGATCACTTCAAGATCGCGTGCTCGTGCCGCACATGCGCTTGTCTCTCGAGTCATCGTCAACATCAGTAAGGGTGAATTCTCACTGGCGCGGACTGGGTTGCCAGAAGTGCAGGTCTCCTGCTCTGCGCCACCAGTGGTGAAACCCTCTGACACAGCACTATATATATTCACATCAGGGAGCTCGGGCAGTCCCAAGGCCATCGCTATCTCACATGAAGCCTGGGCGACAAGATGCGCAGGATGTTGTGAATATGGCGTTACTGATATGACGAGAGTGCTGCAATATGCCTCATGCAGTTTCCTTGTTGCTGTCGCGGACACTCTAGGAACACTGATTGCCGGCGGGACGGTGACCATTCTGAGCTCTGAAGAACGCATGAATGACTTACACGGTGCGATGAGGCGTCTTCAGCCGAACTACGCATCCATAACGCCGTCCGTGGCAAAGGCGCTAGAGCTGAGCGAAGTACCTAGCATTCAGAGCCTCCTACTTGTTGGAGAGCCAATCCCACGCTCCTTGGCTGAAAGATTGCTTCACTCCAGGATCAAGCTTCTCAATGGCTACGGGCAGAGCGAAATATGTGGCCTCAACAGCGTTGCCGATTTGCGACAGGCCGACACGAGCTGTCGCAACATCGGACGAAGCAAGTTGCAGAACTACTGGATCGTCGACCCCAACGACCATGAGCGCTTGATGCCTGTGGGCGGCCTGGGTGAGCTCGTGGTCGAAGGGTATGCAATCAGCCAAGGCTATGTAAGTGAACCATCTCAGCAGGCTGCGGCAGCTTATATATCTGCTCCCAATTGGGCTGCAAGCTTTACGGCTCCAACAGACAAGTCCTGGAGCTGGTATAAAACAGGTGATTTGGTGCAGTATCAGGCCAACGGGGATCTGTACCTGTTCGGACGGAAAGACACGCAGCTGAAAGTCCGTGGCCAACGTGTCGAAGCGGCAGAAGTTGAGCACCACATTACGCACAGCTTCAAGCAAGAGATAGAACACGTTGTGGTTGACAAGACTGGAACAGAGGAGAAGCTCACAGCCTTCGTCGTGCTGAGGCAAAGTCACGCGCAACGTACTGCTTCGAGTCTCAAAGCTGAAATGAATCGTGCATTATGTACCATCGTTCCAGCGTGGATGGTTCCTGAGAAAGTTGTTCTTACTCGGGCCATGCCCTTGACAGCGACAGGAAAATTGGACAGACGAGCGTTGAGACGTGGTCATGGCCTGACGGTTGCAGTCTCTGATCCTGAAGACACTATGAAGGCCGATCAACAGCACTCTTTTCATGCAGGCGACGATTGCCGCCACTTTGAGTTACTTGCCTCGCTTTGTCACAAGATTCTCGGAGTTGATGTGAAAGCCATCTCGACGAAGAGCGATTGGTACTCTCTCGGAGGTGATTCACTGTCGGCAATGCGCCTGGTCAAAGAGGTCAGAACAGCTGGCTTGCGTCTAAGGACGAACGACCTAATGACCGGGCGCGCGCTCGCGGATATCTGCGCTACCTTGGAGCCTATGGAACCAGACTTCGATAACGCACCAATGCATCAGAGCTGCTCCTCGACAGAACTTTTGCCAATGACTGATTTTCAAGAGCAATATGCCCCTTCGGCAGACGGCTCTGATCGAGGAGAGCTTTACAAATACCACATCGCCTTCCGTGGAAATTTTGACATTGAGAGACTGGGCCAGGCATTGCATCTATGGGTTCAGTCCCACGAGGCTTTGCGTATCTCCTTCGAGAGGGCTGCCTCTGGATGCTTGTCGCAGCGTGTCCTACCGGAAGCCGGGCAGGAATGGCGATCACGAGTCGTTCTACTTTCGGCAGAGGAGCATGACATGAGGCTTTCGGTAAAACATGATTACATGAAACATCCCGTGTTGATACTGCTGCATCGATCGAGCGACAAAGACAGACGAGAAGGTCCTCAGCTCACCTTGCACATATGCCACAGTGTCTTTGACGGCATGTCAATTAACCACTTGTGGCATGATTTGGTGAAATGCTATACATTTCTTGATGCAAGACCACGACCCAGCTTCGCGCAGTACTTGAGCGAGAAATTGTTGACCCGCACTGGAGATTCAGTGGCATATTGGACCCAGCTGCTTGATGGCTCTTCACCTACATACCTTCGAAGTAACATGGCTGAAGTCGGGGCCACCGAGTCTACGCGAGGCGTGAGACACGCTGCATACTTTAACGGGAGACATACGTCCTCCTTTTCTGTATCAACATTGGTCTATGCCGCGTGGTCACTCGTTCTAAGCGTCCTAGCCAACAAAAACCATATCGTCTTCCTCTACCTCGTCCATGGTCGAGATGAGGATTATGAAGGAAGTAGCGAAATCGTCGGCTGCTGCGTGAGCGAAATTCCCTGCAGGGTCAGACTGCAGGATGATATGTCTCCCGGGGACCTTTTGCGTTCAGTGCAGCATCAGATGTTGGAATCTACGTCTCATGCTCACCTCGGCGCAAGAATTATTGCTTCGCGCTGTACGAGCTGGCCTCAGAGCGAGCAACGCTACGATCTGAGTACCATGCTGTGGAACGAGGGCGTTGCAAATGAGGATTCTTTTGCTGTCGGCGATGCTGGATACATGCATGTGAGTGAACCGATTGTGGAGCGGAGGATTTGCAATGATTTCGATATTGGTTTCAGCTCTGCGTGTCTGGCCGAGGTTTGCTTCGAGTTTCGGTGTCGCGCTGCTCTATACAGTGAGGAGGAAGTTCATGCTGTGGCTAAGGCGTTTCTGGAAGCTATGCAGATGCTGTCCGAGGATGCGAACCATGATTCTGTAAGGGCTGTTATTGCGGATCTTCAAGCGTCGAATGATCTTCCGATCGTGGACCAAGGCACTACGGATCTTCAGACGCAGACCAGATGCACGAACATGATTTTGAGTTGA
- a CDS encoding uncharacterized protein (antiSMASH:Cluster_12), giving the protein MDKFRAFTNTIGSTVTPFATRSQQWIKEQTGNAGEKTELPHDYVELETRIDALKLTHQRLLAATSQYANEAYDYPPNVKESFQDLGKSISEKVNLLSKAGTAAEAQAALTAPPSAKPQPKTFSHAIARACLFGSQTVSTATPQGSTEPDPLAQGLEKLAIASEKVGEARLDQDEKIQGKFLAGWSTTLNQSIKAADKARTAVQNARLNLDAVKSKASAGGKHEENYTEAQRNAIEAAEDTFVEKVDEATSIMRNVLDTPEPLRNLVELAKAQEEYHRRAAEILEETLKNLSEVQQEQEENWRKARDGQ; this is encoded by the exons ATGGACAAATTCCGCGCCTTCACCAACACGATCGGGTCGACGGTGACGCCGTTTGCGACACGCAGCCAGCAATGGATCAAAGAACAGACGGGCAATGCGGGCGAGAAGACGGAGCTGCCACACGACTACGTTGAGCTCGAGACGCGCATCGATGCGCTCAAGCTGACACACCAGCGCCTGCTGGCGGCAACCAGCCAATACGCCAACGAGGCCTACGACTACCCTCCCAACGTGAAGGAGAGCTTCCAGGACTTGGGCAAGAGCATCAGCGAGAAG GTCAACCTCCTCTCCAAAGCCGGCACCGCCGCCGAAGCGCAAGCCGCACTCACTGCGCCTCCTTCCGCCAAACCCCAGCCAAAGACCTTCTCCCACGCCATTGCTCGCGCCTGCCTCTTCGGCTCACAGACTGTATCGACTGCCACACCCCAAGGCAGCACGGAGCCAGACCCGCTCGCGCAAGGGCTGGAGAAGCTAGCAATCGCTTCAGAAAAGGTGGGAGAGGCTCGTCTGGATCAGGACGAGAAGATCCAGGGCAAGTTCCTTGCGGGCTGGAGCACGACCCTCAACCAGTCGATCAAGGCAGCGGACAAGGCCCGGACCGCGGTGCAGAATGCCCGGTTGAACCTGGATGCTGTTAAGTCCAAAGCTTCCGCTGGCGGCAAGCACGAGGAGAACTACACCGAAGCGCAGCGCAATGCTATTGAAGCCGCCGAGGACACATTTGTAGAAAAGGTCGATGAGGCCACGAGCATCATGCGGAATGTCCTGGACACGCCCGAGCCATTGAGAAACTTGGTCGAGCTGGCCAAGGCACAGGAAGAATACCATCGACGCGCGGCAGAGATCTTGGAAGAGACGCTCAAGAATTTGAGTGAagtgcagcaggagcaggaggagaacTGGAGGAAGGCACGTGACGGCCAATGA
- a CDS encoding uncharacterized protein (antiSMASH:Cluster_12) gives MNTVDYGDLRVGMTTTLDWVWDDKNTGANRDASIYNPRPEGDLLPIGSIGFNKRGSDNSGSWGVLLVGNVPGSKSPACRHPTDYNKTWNDGGGGGKWDLTMWRPVAPEGYVAMGEYCTGNYKKPLLEAVWCIRQDYVADASFPSSWWDDRGSGATDNASCWSPKPQSMSLHGDAYIPIRTDTFYAKGGTHTVPPPESLAKTLRLYVGSTSFREFAAPLPTFTTRTMPKAGDGMYGDVQGSVTLPYTAFFDPRDEASRNKIADPFVTISRSSCWYVAGVWKNDTADPFEMSQVVEYGITKEQSDPLRQSTGISVTSDGVVSAGLAAEKISMSLNRQLTGLTPPPLEEFYPRSVTEKVTVPAMTAVVLFTRRIYYRAARSDGSELAADLSFNASNEVHLARYRISIEFESSGRGLGLLQSQLEQNSRGQGPHSAISYVCLLNFGLHTVKVHRSPRLVE, from the coding sequence ATGAACACTGTCGACTACGGCGACCTCAGGGTCGGTATGACCACTACCCTGGACTGGGTTTGGGATGACAAGAATACGGGAGCAAACCGGGACGCATCCATCTACAATCCAAGACCAGAAGGAGATCTGCTTCCTATCGGCTCTATTGGATTTAACAAGCGAGGCAGCGACAATAGCGGCTCTTGGGGTGTGCTCCTCGTAGGCAATGTTCCGGGCAGTAAAAGTCCTGCATGCAGGCACCCCACCGATTACAACAAGACGTGGAACgacggtggaggaggaggcaaaTGGGACCTGACCATGTGGCGACCAGTCGCCCCCGAAGGCTACGTTGCCATGGGCGAGTACTGTACTGGCAACTACAAGAAGCCCTTGCTCGAAGCTGTCTGGTGCATCCGACAGGACTATGTCGCCGACGCGTCGTTCCCATCTTCTTGGTGGGACGATCGCGGCAGCGGAGCTACTGACAATGCCAGTTGCTGGAGTCCAAAACCACAGAGCATGAGCTTGCACGGTGACGCTTATATTCCCATCCGGACTGATACTTTCTACGCGAAAGGCGGAACCCACACGGTTCCTCCTCCGGAGTCCCTGGCCAAGACGCTGCGTTTGTACGTAGGATCGACCAGCTTCAGAGAGTTTGCCGCTCCGCTGCCAACTTTCACAACTCGTACAATGCCCAAAGCCGGTGATGGAATGTATGGCGATGTACAAGGGTCCGTGACACTGCCTTACACAGCGTTCTTCGATCCCAGAGACGAGGCAAGCCGCAACAAGATAGCAGATCCCTTTGTCACTATCTCAAGATCATCATGCTGGTACGTGGCTGGAGTGTGGAAGAATGATACAGCAGATCCCTTTGAGATGTCTCAAGTCGTTGAGTATGGTATCACAAAAGAGCAATCGGATCCATTGAGACAAAGCACAGGCATTTCTGTGACCTCCGACGGAGTGGTGTCAGCTGGATTGGCCGCCGAGAAGATCTCTATGAGTCTTAATCGCCAATTGACCGGTTTGACTCCGCCGCCCCTCGAGGAGTTCTACCCAAGATCCGTCACGGAGAAAGTCACTGTTCCAGCAATGACTGCTGTGGTTCTCTTTACTCGGAGGATCTATTACAGAGCTGCCCGCTCAGACGGCAGCGAACTCGCTGCTGATCTGAGTTTCAATGCCTCCAACGAGGTCCATCTAGCACGATACAGGATCTCAATTGAGTTCGAGAGTAGCGGGAGAGGGCTGGGATTGCTGCAGTCTCAATTAGAGCAGAATAGCCGAGGACAAGGACCACATTCCGCGATCTCATATGTATGTCTACTGAATTTTGGGCTTCACACAGTCAAAGTTCATCGATCGCCGCGCCTCGTTGAATGA
- a CDS encoding uncharacterized protein (antiSMASH:Cluster_12) — MSDPIDRIVKGAPPPDVSAEQLAANARASSSKRNSVTAPIPPEINHPTYSNDPRDALPSSPPQIYLNLLILESSLRLQYISLRTRLRLHLLLFVGLVAWTVTFTYLLFFRPREDGSGVGGSVYWVLETGEKMGWCSGCVTLLLFWGTGMYERGVRWPRKFISTTNRGLRGFNLKVVVVRGGLLREMVSWLALLDPAGWFREERVNFQIVPRDIESLAGQGNGKETLHWNAHAAKYGLLEEDIAPAGDVLRVLLLPKPFSPDFREGWDTFRMEYWERENARRSQLRAVVRARKREVAKREGGWFWWTGWRGWHNVTMNPFSRRKTRRQQELERLALREKIATEALRPRIGGERRRKESLLHGGLPGSRSASNSRNTSRASTPGPDGDSRPSTATKEGRSRRGSSASSVGGRRPKKLSSLNEPSRLSATETLLYDEHGRDILQENLDRPGPSPRSSLRHSSKRDSTISTGSSDWGESRENSFDMRSTDTLSPPAATRHSPRQREREQQQQQQSILGEEIKQEPDEE, encoded by the coding sequence ATGTCCGACCCGATAGACCGCATCGTCAAAGGTGCTCCGCCACCAGACGTCTCAGCCGAACAGCTTGCTGCCAATGCTCGAGCATCATCTTCCAAGCGAAATTCTGTCACAGCACCCATTCCTCCAGAGATCAACCATCCAACATACAGCAATGACCCCAGAGATGCACTTCCCAGTAGTCCGCCTCAGATTTACCTCAATCTACTTATCCTGGAAAGTAGTCTCCGGCTGCAGTATATCAGTCTACGGACCAGGCTGAGGTTGCATTTGCTCTTGTTTGTCGGTCTGGTAGCTTGGACTGTCacctttacttatctactctTCTTCCGGCCGCGAGAAGATGGCAGCGGTGTGGGTGGAAGTGTCTACTGGGTTCTCGAGACTGGTGAGAAAATGGGTTGGTGTTCGGGCTGCGTgaccttgctgctgttctggGGGACTGGCATGTATGAGCGAGGTGTACGGTGGCCGCGAAAGTTTATCAGCACGACAAATCGTGGCCTGCGAGGTTTCAACCTCAAAGTCGTTGTTGTGAGAGGTGGTTTGCTTCGCGAGATGGTCTCATGGCTTGCTTTGCTAGATCCTGCTGGCTGGTTTCGCGAGGAAAGAGTCAATTTTCAAATTGTCCCGCGGGACATTGAAAGCTTGGCCGGTCAAGGGAACGGCAAAGAAACGCTGCATTGGAATGCGCATGCGGCAAAGTATGGCCTGTTGGAAGAAGACATTGCTCCAGCCGGTGACGTCTTGCGAGTGCTCCTACTGCCAAAGCCGTTCTCGCCCGACTTCCGTGAAGGCTGGGACACCTTCAGAATGGAGTACTGGGAACGTGAAAATGCACGGCGATCACAGCTGAGGGCTGTTGTGCGAGCGAGGAAGCGGGAAGTGGCGAAGAGAGAAGGTGGATGGTTCTGGTGGACTGGGTGGCGAGGCTGGCACAATGTCACCATGAACCCCTTCAGTCGGCGGAAAACAAGGCGACAGCAAGAACTCGAACGATTGGCTTTGCGGGAAAAGATCGCCACGGAAGCGCTCAGACCAAGGATCGGAGGCGAACGACGAAGAAAAGAATCACTTCTACACGGCGGACTTCCAGGATCGAGGAGCGCATCCAACAGCAGAAACACGTCTCGCGCTTCGACCCCCGGTCCCGATGGCGATTCTCGGCCATCCACTGCCACGAAAGAGGGCCGATCGAGACGAGGAAGCTCAGCCAGCAGTGTTGGTGGTCGACGACCAAAGAAACTCTCTTCTCTCAATGAGCCTTCTCGTCTCTCCGCAACAGAGACCCTCCTCTACGATGAACATGGCCGAGATATCTTGCAAGAAAACTTAGATCGTCCAGGCCCCTCTCCCAGATCATCTTTGCGACATTCTTCGAAACGAGACAGCACGATCAGCACTGGAAGCTCAGACTGGGGCGAATCGAGAGAGAATAGCTTCGATATGAGATCTACGGACACGCTGAGTCCGCCTGCTGCGACGAGACATTCGCCTAGGCAGAGAGaacgagagcagcagcagcagcagcagtcgattCTCGGAGAAGAGATCAAGCAGGAGCCAGATGAGGAATGA